From the Scatophagus argus isolate fScaArg1 chromosome 21, fScaArg1.pri, whole genome shotgun sequence genome, one window contains:
- the gch2 gene encoding GTP cyclohydrolase 2 encodes MNGQCSGKVSDAVEEFHCNNGFSDLIIDTKKSAMHREHETSRKEAEDKSRLPALQAAYTSILRELGEDTDRQGLLRTPLRAAKAMQFFTKGYHETIDDILNNAIFDEDHDEMVIVKDIDMFSLCEHHLVPFFGKVHIGYIPNKKVVGLSKLARIVEIFSRRLQVQERLTKQIATAISEALQPKGVAVVIEAAHMCMVMRGVQKMNSRTVTSAMLGVYLEDPRTREEFLTLSKHI; translated from the exons ATGAACGGCCAGTGCAGCGGGAAGGTGAGCGACGCCGTGGAGGAGTTCCACTGCAACAACGGCTTCAGCGACCTCATCATAGACACCAAGAAGTCCGCCATGCACCGCGAGCACGAGACGTCCCGCAAAGAGGCTGAGGACAAGTCCCGCTTACCTGCGCTCCAGGCCGCCTACACCAGCATCCTCCGCGAGCTCGGGGAGGACACGGACCGCCAGGGTCTACTGCGCACGCCGCTGCGCGCCGCCAAGGCCATGCAGTTCTTCACCAAGGGCTATCACGAGACCATCGACG ACATCTTAAACAATGCCATATTTGATGAAGACCACGATGAGATGGTGATTGTGAAGGACATagacatgttttcactgtgtgaacatcACCTGGTGCCCTTTTTTGGCAAA gttCACATCGGGTATATTCCCAACAAAAAAGTGGTGGGATTGAGCAAGCTGGCAAG GATTGTGGAGATCTTCAGTCGGAGGCTTCAGG TTCAAGAGCGTCTGACCAAGCAGATTGCCACGGCAATATCAGAAGCCCTGCAGCCGAAAGGTGTAGCTGTGGTCATTGAAGCAGC gcACATGTGCATGGTTATGCGTGGTGTCCAGAAGATGAACAGCCGCACAGTGACGAGCGCCATGTTGGGAGTTTACCTGGAGGACCCCAGAACTCGGGAGGAGTTCCTCACTCTTTCAAAGCACATTTAA
- the cript gene encoding cysteine-rich PDZ-binding protein gives MVCDKCEKKLGKVITPDTWKDGARNTTEGGGRKLNENKLLTAKKARFDPYSKTGFATCRICKSSVHQSGSHYCQGCAYKKGICAMCGKKVLDTKNYKQTSV, from the exons atGGTTTGTGACAAAT GCGAAAAGAAGCTTGGTAAAGTCATCACACCTGACACATGGAAGGATGGAGCACGGAATACAACAG aGGGTGGTGGACGTaagctaaatgaaaacaagcttCTGACTGCTAAGAAAGCCAG GTTTGACCCCTACAGCAAGACAGGCTTTGCTACATGCAGGATCTGCAAGAGCTCAGTTCATCAGTCTGGATCACACTACTGCCAAGGCTGTGCATACAAGAAAG GAATCTGTGCAATGTGTGGAAAGAAAGTTTTGGACACCAAGAACTACAAACAGACATCTGTGTGA